DNA sequence from the Dreissena polymorpha isolate Duluth1 chromosome 3, UMN_Dpol_1.0, whole genome shotgun sequence genome:
AAAGCTGCCACTTTGTGTTGTGAAGCCCTTGCTACTGACCACGACAATGTTGAGTTGATAGAAACAGGACTTTTTATCTCAAAGGACAGACCATTTATAGGTGCTTCCCCAGATGGGATCATCAAATGTGATTGCTGTGGGTCCTGTTTATTGGAAGTTAAGTGTCCATTCAATCACAAAGGAAAAGTGATTGATGAATCAGTGCCTTATTTGATTAAAGGGGAAGATGGAGAGCTATGTTTGGACAGAAATCATCCATACTTCTTCCAAATTCAAACTCAACTTGGGGGTAACAGAGTTGGAATCGTGTTACTTTGTTGTGTGGAGTGACATCAGTGTtcacattgaacaaataaatttcAACCCGGAATTTTATGAACAAATCTGTGCTAAGGCAGAAGTTTTTTTTCGTAGGGCTTTGTTACCAGAGCTTGTTGGAAAGTACTTTACCCGTCTGTCTAACATCAATCAAACTGATATGAACTCAGTGCATATTCTTAAGGAAATAACATCCAGCCAAAAAGATGATGGTAATGTGGGAGAAAGGTTTTGCTATTGTAGAGGACTTGAGGAGCCACCCATGGTTGGTTGCGATGgagaaaattgcaaaattgtgtgGTTTCATTTTAGCTGTGTAAATATCACCAAGTCGCCTGAGGAaattgaaacagtgaaatggtaTTGTCCAGATTGTGCTATGTAAATGATAACTTACTTGAAATGGAAGTGACAACTTGATCGcaacaattaaattgaaacagtgaaatggtaTTGTCCTGATTGTGATATGTAATTGTTAACTTATTTGAAATGAAAGTGACAACTTGATGGCAACAATTTCAGAGAAATGTGTAtctgtttaattaataatttttctCCTGAGAAAATATTGTACCATTTTTATATTGACagatatttgttttgaatgagtGATGCATTTTGGCTAATTATGTGACTAATATGGTTAATGGAGTTGTGTTGCTTGATCATTTGAGCCTtggttcttagaaaactgggcttaatgcatgtgcgtaaagtgtcatgccagattggcctgtgcagtccggacaggctaatcagggacgacactttccgcctaaattggttttttgctaagaagagacttcatttaaacaaatgtcaaaaaagcggtgtcgtccctgattagcctgtgcagactgcccaggctaatctgggatgacactttatacatatgcattatgcccatttttctcagaacgcgacttaattTGGTCATAAAAAAGTCTTATTTGTTAAGTCTTCTGAGTAAAAGaatggtatttttgtttttttaggaaATCTTCTTGATTTTGCAAAATTGAGAATTGAATAAAGACGTCATAATGATAATGCAATTCCATGTGTACTGTTTTGCTTATCTTTATTTCTTACATATAAGTCAAGGAGTCGAATGACAAAAAGTCCTTTAACAAAGTTATTCAACTGTTTATCACACTTAAGTAAATATTGaagtatttaaatggaaaatcaattcacagaatttttttttttaactatgtgTACTAAATTCATAATACaagttgaattattttttttaggactttttgttcaaaataataatCCTTTATCAACAGCTCTTTAATCATAGTATTTGAGAAGTAACATCATTTAGAGagttaaatttaatcaataaaatatgatttACAGAATGAATTATGAAACTATATAAtgctatatactatatatactaaaCACAGAGAGCACGGATAAGACAATACAATAGACAGTCTATTTATCAAAGTCGACCACTGATTCACATAAGTTAACCAGCGCACAACACACATGAGCTATTTTGTCAATTGTAGTAAAGCCATCCTCATCTTTGGTAATCACTAGGTCCAATGGTAGTGTCCCATTTAAGAATGTGTACTTTTGGCGCACAAGCCCAATAACTCTCTCAACATGTATCCGTACATTGGCTATTTTTCTTGTTGTTTCTACATCCAATGGAGAGAGTTGGTCTTTACCTTTTGTGAAAGCTGGAATTTTCAATGACCCACAAACAGAACCAACACTATCCGCAATGTCAAATCCTCTATCTGCCAACACTAAATCCCCCGGCAAAATGTTATCTAAAAAATTGCAATGTTCAGTGACATATTTGTCACTTGCACGACCGCCCCAACCTTTGGAAATAAACGACACTACTCCCTGTGGTGTGATTCCAATAAGGAACTTCACAGTGTTGTGATGTTTGTATGACGACCATGTCTCTGCCCTCGCTATAAGATTTGATGGACGCTCTATAAAGATCTCGAAGCAATCAATGATTACTGCACACTTATTACCAAACTGTCTTTGGAACTGTACTGGCATTGTTGCTCTCAATGAGGCTCTGTCAGGCCATCGCACAATTGGTTTTAGTCTTACATACATGATGTCAATAGTATTCACAAAAGTTCGAGAAATGGTTGCACATGAAACATTCAGTTGGTAGGCAAGGTGATTGACAGTCAAATTTAGGCGAAGTCTACTTAAAGTCATCACAAGGCACTCAAACTTTCCAAGTGTTACACTATGTTTGCTTGTTAAATAAGGATATAGATACTTGTACAATGACATCAGTATAGCAAAACAAGAAAGTCCTGTAAAGTACCTCACTCTTTCATCATTGTCTTTAAGAGTCTCCTGAGAAAACATAGACGCATTCCGGATAGATgtttttagattttcattttcTAGTTTCAAACGTTTATTTTCCTGTTCCAATGATTCTACATCTGAAGTAAGCATATCAGTCTGAACATTCTTTGCACTATCTAAATTTACATCAGGTGGTAACTCTGGAGTGTTGTTGTCTGAAAGATCTTGGACCAATGATCTTGCAGTCTCAGCACGTTTCTTCCGTCTCTCAAAGCGCTCAGCAGCAACTTTAGGGGCAGGCGTACTCGGAGCTTGACATCCCATGTTCACTGATGGCGCCCAATCAGGACTGTCTC
Encoded proteins:
- the LOC127871688 gene encoding uncharacterized protein LOC127871688 encodes the protein MVNYCRVIGCHNNSTREKDRHFYRLPEIITNQCKKTSELSTERRRLWLARLQQDFSGKNLKNIRVCSDHFVSKQKAELFDRDSPDWAPSVNMGCQAPSTPAPKVAAERFERRKKRAETARSLVQDLSDNNTPELPPDVNLDSAKNVQTDMLTSDVESLEQENKRLKLENENLKTSIRNASMFSQETLKDNDERVRYFTGLSCFAILMSLYKYLYPYLTSKHSVTLGKFECLVMTLSRLRLNLTVNHLAYQLNVSCATISRTFVNTIDIMYVRLKPIVRWPDRASLRATMPVQFQRQFGNKCAVIIDCFEIFIERPSNLIARAETWSSYKHHNTVKFLIGITPQGVVSFISKGWGGRASDKYVTEHCNFLDNILPGDLVLADRGFDIADSVGSVCGSLKIPAFTKGKDQLSPLDVETTRKIANVRIHVERVIGLVRQKYTFLNGTLPLDLVITKDEDGFTTIDKIAHVCCALVNLCESVVDFDK